From a single Calothrix sp. NIES-2098 genomic region:
- a CDS encoding antibiotic biosynthesis monooxygenase, translated as MILEAVMLHVKSGMESEFESAFKTASKIISSTNGYLSHELHRCIEVNGKYLLLVRWETLESHTVGFRGSAEYQEWKKLLHHFYEPFPTVEHFEEVEI; from the coding sequence ATGATTCTTGAGGCAGTGATGCTTCATGTTAAATCTGGTATGGAATCTGAATTTGAATCTGCTTTCAAAACAGCTTCCAAGATTATTTCGTCAACGAATGGATATTTATCTCATGAACTCCATCGCTGCATTGAAGTTAATGGAAAATATCTATTGCTTGTCAGATGGGAAACTTTAGAATCTCATACTGTAGGATTTAGAGGTTCTGCTGAGTATCAAGAGTGGAAAAAGTTGCTACACCATTTTTATGAGCCTTTTCCCACTGTTGAGCATTTTGAAGAAGTTGAAATATAG
- a CDS encoding phospholipid/glycerol acyltransferase translates to MSNQSTENILNVQLETPSNDGYKFSWFDWFCLCYPPGWLIIFNRHWQHYHQDPDGWNWLEYILFLLPGGFYLALLIRWLRLGCRSPRKEVGEFDPNYQRAFREEVLAPIVKHYFQGELQQIENLPPTGPFIVAMNHAGMSFPWDFLTLAYLLSQERGWTVQPLAGVSLFEHPWMVWWLPPGWSRVLGGVRAEFDAFEAAMQQRKIVLYAPEGLRGPLKGWRRRYQLDKFDISFIQLSDRYQVPILPVICIGNENLHPWTINLRKLQRLFKLPFLPLSPLMLLLILFPSMGVWAMKTRLRYFIQPLEPVGLDTNSDKGRTAVYQQAQKFREKLQLQIDRLLNSQ, encoded by the coding sequence GTGAGCAACCAAAGCACTGAGAACATCCTCAATGTTCAGCTAGAAACGCCATCAAATGATGGCTACAAATTTAGCTGGTTTGATTGGTTTTGCCTATGTTATCCTCCAGGCTGGTTAATTATATTTAATCGCCATTGGCAACATTACCATCAAGATCCAGATGGTTGGAATTGGCTGGAATATATATTGTTTTTGTTGCCCGGTGGATTTTACCTAGCGCTGCTGATTCGGTGGTTGCGTCTTGGCTGTCGTTCTCCACGCAAAGAAGTTGGCGAATTCGATCCAAATTATCAACGAGCTTTTCGCGAAGAAGTTCTAGCTCCTATTGTGAAACATTATTTTCAAGGCGAATTGCAGCAAATTGAAAATTTACCGCCAACAGGGCCATTTATTGTGGCAATGAATCATGCAGGGATGAGTTTTCCTTGGGATTTTTTGACTTTGGCTTATCTATTAAGTCAAGAACGGGGATGGACTGTGCAACCTCTAGCAGGCGTTTCATTGTTCGAGCATCCGTGGATGGTTTGGTGGCTACCGCCAGGATGGTCGCGGGTTTTAGGTGGTGTGCGCGCAGAATTTGATGCTTTTGAAGCGGCGATGCAGCAGCGTAAAATTGTCCTGTATGCACCTGAAGGTTTACGCGGGCCGTTGAAAGGTTGGAGAAGACGCTATCAATTAGACAAGTTTGATATCAGTTTTATACAGTTGAGCGATCGCTATCAAGTTCCCATTCTCCCAGTCATTTGCATCGGTAATGAGAATTTGCATCCTTGGACGATAAATCTCAGAAAATTGCAACGATTATTCAAATTACCATTCTTACCGTTATCGCCTTTGATGCTGCTGTTGATTCTCTTTCCTTCAATGGGAGTTTGGGCAATGAAAACTCGACTGCGTTACTTTATTCAACCGTTGGAACCAGTAGGATTGGATACAAATTCCGATAAAGGACGTACAGCAGTTTATCAACAAGCTCAAAAATTTCGCGAAAAATTGCAACTGCAAATCGATCGATTATTGAATAGTCAATAG
- a CDS encoding ComEC/Rec2-related protein: MIQAGGVIICLGYILGLLFTAVPWGGAWILLLGILGAVVLRLRTLKSRKLAQKAENAGTKAKPISSFWQNTPDPRVLLAAGLVGLLATLYFQWQVPEPGAKDISQFVPPGNSSNQEQLVIVRGEVASTPRLTRSQRGQFWLAATQLDEVKKDDGPGSASKGVTGKLYVTVPILQATGLYPGQEIAVTGVLYKPKAASNPGAFDFQKFLKQEATFAGLTGRQINILDEEPPKWGWWQVRERIVRSQVRWLGIPEGPLVSAMVLGSKAVDLPYDIRDLFVQAGLAHALAASGFQTSLILSVILQLTRRAKKGTQFILGGLGLIVFLSLTGFQPAVLRAVIMGFAALVGLALKRKVKQLGSLLLAATLLLLFNPLWIWDLGFQLSFLATLGLIVTVPPIIQRLGWLPPAIASLIAVPLAATIWTLPLQLFVFGVVPSYSLLLNIISTPFISILSIGGIISALAALIWPEAGSFVAGILHYPADLLLKLVEFFSKLPGNSIAVGSISPWQMLAIYTLILLVVLLRWWRQRWWFASCIAIGLVLIPVWHSANSLFRITVLAAGAEPVVVIQDRGTVTLINSGDEGTGRFTILPFLQQQGVNHIDWAIATDFQDNESSGWLEVLQRLPIKNFYTYPPKQDKVIETQVIQQEIQKRQGIFQPLAVGQAMTAGPVVAQLVNDQLPILQLQIQGQNWLLMGNLKSKEIAQLVKSGGLVPPQVLWCVPESLKDLVLALEPQIAIASSADLEPKVLSELSQSQTKLFFTGRDGAIQWTPGSDFEAFIQATENKSSVL, encoded by the coding sequence ATGATTCAGGCTGGTGGTGTAATTATCTGTCTTGGCTATATTCTGGGGCTACTATTCACAGCTGTGCCTTGGGGTGGTGCGTGGATTTTGCTTTTAGGGATATTAGGCGCAGTAGTGTTGCGGCTACGTACTCTCAAGTCACGAAAACTTGCTCAAAAAGCAGAAAATGCTGGGACGAAGGCCAAACCCATATCTAGCTTTTGGCAAAATACTCCCGATCCTAGAGTATTGCTAGCTGCTGGCTTGGTAGGTTTGCTGGCTACCCTATATTTTCAATGGCAAGTCCCAGAACCAGGAGCAAAAGATATTAGTCAGTTTGTCCCACCAGGAAATAGTAGCAATCAAGAACAACTTGTGATTGTGCGCGGTGAAGTTGCCAGCACACCGCGCTTAACTCGCAGTCAGCGAGGGCAATTTTGGTTAGCAGCGACTCAGCTAGATGAAGTTAAAAAAGATGATGGCCCGGGAAGTGCCAGTAAAGGAGTAACGGGTAAATTGTATGTGACAGTGCCAATACTTCAGGCTACTGGCTTGTATCCAGGTCAAGAAATTGCGGTAACGGGAGTTTTGTATAAACCAAAAGCAGCGTCAAATCCGGGTGCTTTTGACTTTCAGAAGTTTCTCAAGCAAGAGGCGACATTTGCGGGTTTGACAGGTAGACAAATCAATATTCTAGATGAGGAGCCACCTAAATGGGGATGGTGGCAAGTTCGGGAGCGAATTGTGCGATCGCAAGTTCGCTGGTTGGGTATCCCGGAAGGGCCGCTGGTGAGTGCGATGGTTCTGGGTAGCAAAGCAGTAGATTTGCCCTATGATATCCGCGATTTGTTTGTCCAAGCCGGATTAGCTCATGCTTTAGCGGCTTCTGGTTTTCAGACTTCGTTGATTTTGAGCGTCATCTTACAGTTAACCAGGCGAGCAAAAAAGGGAACTCAATTTATCCTTGGTGGTTTAGGTTTAATAGTTTTCTTGAGTTTAACGGGTTTTCAGCCTGCGGTTTTAAGAGCCGTGATTATGGGTTTTGCGGCATTAGTAGGACTAGCTTTAAAAAGGAAGGTAAAACAGTTAGGCTCACTCTTACTAGCAGCTACCTTATTACTGTTATTTAATCCTTTATGGATTTGGGATTTAGGTTTTCAACTCAGCTTTTTAGCAACGCTGGGATTAATTGTCACAGTACCACCGATAATTCAACGCTTGGGTTGGCTACCACCTGCGATCGCATCTTTGATTGCTGTTCCTCTAGCTGCGACGATTTGGACTTTACCTTTGCAACTGTTCGTCTTTGGGGTTGTGCCTTCTTACAGTCTGTTACTCAATATTATTAGCACCCCATTTATTTCTATTCTCAGTATTGGTGGAATTATCAGTGCCTTAGCAGCATTGATTTGGCCGGAAGCTGGAAGTTTTGTGGCTGGAATCTTGCATTACCCCGCTGATTTGCTGCTCAAATTAGTGGAATTTTTTAGCAAATTACCAGGAAATTCAATTGCTGTAGGCAGTATATCTCCTTGGCAGATGCTAGCTATTTACACGCTGATTTTATTGGTTGTGCTGCTACGGTGGTGGCGACAACGCTGGTGGTTCGCTAGCTGTATTGCTATAGGTTTGGTACTGATTCCAGTTTGGCACTCTGCTAACAGCTTATTTAGAATCACTGTACTGGCAGCAGGCGCAGAACCGGTTGTAGTAATTCAAGACCGTGGAACAGTTACCTTAATTAATAGTGGAGATGAAGGTACGGGACGCTTTACCATCCTCCCGTTTTTACAACAGCAAGGTGTAAATCACATTGATTGGGCGATCGCCACTGATTTCCAAGATAATGAAAGTAGTGGGTGGTTGGAAGTCCTGCAACGTTTACCAATCAAAAATTTCTATACCTATCCCCCCAAACAAGACAAAGTTATTGAGACTCAGGTGATTCAACAGGAAATCCAAAAGCGTCAAGGGATTTTTCAACCCTTAGCAGTTGGACAAGCCATGACTGCTGGCCCCGTAGTAGCACAATTAGTTAACGACCAGTTACCAATTTTACAATTGCAAATACAAGGGCAAAATTGGTTACTCATGGGTAATCTCAAGTCTAAAGAGATTGCACAGTTAGTTAAATCTGGGGGTTTGGTTCCTCCCCAAGTGCTGTGGTGTGTTCCGGAATCTTTGAAAGATTTAGTTTTAGCCTTAGAACCACAAATTGCGATCGCATCTTCTGCTGACTTAGAACCAAAAGTTTTGTCTGAACTCAGCCAAAGCCAAACGAAACTTTTCTTTACAGGACGGGATGGCGCGATTCAATGGACGCCTGGGAGTGACTTTGAAGCTTTTATCCAGGCGACAGAAAACAAGTCTTCGGTTTTATAA
- a CDS encoding ATP phosphoribosyltransferase, translated as MLTVALPKGELLKNSIRLLQSVGLDFSAFLDAGNRQLQILDASGQAKGLLVRGQDVPVYVEYGQAQFGIIGYDVLREKQPRVAQLVDLHFGYCRMSVAVKASSPYKSPLDLPAHGRVASKYVNCAREYFQSLDLPVEIVPLYGSVELGPITGMSEAIVDLVSTGRTLRENGLVEITTLYESTARLIAHPLSYRLNTDNLHKLVEDVRSHILATV; from the coding sequence ATGTTGACTGTTGCTTTGCCGAAAGGGGAACTACTGAAGAATAGCATCCGCCTACTGCAATCTGTAGGATTGGATTTTAGCGCTTTTTTAGACGCAGGGAACCGCCAACTTCAGATTCTTGATGCTAGCGGACAAGCAAAAGGACTGTTGGTGCGGGGTCAGGATGTGCCTGTATATGTAGAATATGGTCAGGCACAATTCGGTATTATTGGTTACGATGTGCTGCGCGAAAAACAGCCGCGAGTGGCACAGTTGGTAGATTTACATTTTGGATATTGTCGGATGTCTGTAGCTGTTAAAGCATCCAGTCCTTATAAATCACCTTTAGATTTACCAGCTCATGGTCGGGTTGCTTCTAAATATGTGAATTGCGCCCGTGAATATTTCCAAAGTTTGGATTTACCTGTAGAAATCGTACCTTTGTATGGTTCAGTGGAACTAGGGCCGATTACCGGGATGTCAGAAGCAATTGTAGATTTGGTGTCTACTGGGCGGACGTTGCGAGAAAATGGTTTGGTGGAAATTACAACTTTGTATGAAAGTACAGCAAGGTTGATTGCTCATCCACTAAGTTATCGCCTGAATACAGATAATTTACATAAATTGGTAGAGGATGTGCGATCGCATATTTTAGCTACAGTTTAA
- a CDS encoding phospholipid-binding protein, PBP family — MKLESSVFAANSSIPAKYTCDGSDISPSISWDEPPTGTESLALIVDDPDAPRGTFVHWVLYDIPATVRQLPEKVASTKTLPSGGVQGKNDFGKLGYGGPCPPSGTHRYFFKLYALDKNLGLQPGATKQQILQAMDGHVLVTAELIGRYQRQQK, encoded by the coding sequence ATGAAACTAGAAAGCAGCGTCTTTGCAGCTAATAGCTCCATTCCCGCTAAATATACTTGTGATGGCTCAGATATTTCCCCAAGTATAAGTTGGGATGAACCGCCCACTGGAACCGAAAGTTTAGCATTAATTGTTGACGATCCCGACGCACCGAGAGGCACGTTTGTACATTGGGTGCTTTATGATATACCTGCTACAGTGCGCCAATTACCAGAAAAAGTTGCTAGTACCAAAACTTTACCCAGCGGTGGAGTGCAGGGAAAGAATGATTTTGGCAAATTGGGTTATGGCGGCCCCTGTCCGCCTAGCGGTACGCATCGGTATTTTTTCAAACTTTATGCTCTAGATAAAAACTTAGGTTTGCAACCAGGCGCAACAAAACAGCAAATTTTGCAAGCTATGGACGGTCATGTTTTAGTAACAGCAGAGTTAATCGGACGCTACCAACGGCAGCAGAAATAG
- a CDS encoding two component transcriptional regulator, translated as MRILLVDDEVELTGPLSRVLTREGYSVDAAYEGINGSNLAQTGSYDLLILDWMLPGKTGLEICQELRRQGKTTPVLFLTAKDTLDDRVEGLDAGADDYLVKPFELRELLARVRALLRRSGVEIYSATPGRLTVADLELDVDNQVAYRRERVIELSQKESQLLQYFMEHCGQLLTHAQIMQNLWQDEEQPSSNVIAALIRLLRRKIEGAGESQLIHTVYGKGYRFGSGGE; from the coding sequence ATGAGAATTTTATTAGTTGATGACGAAGTAGAACTAACTGGCCCCTTAAGTCGCGTCTTAACCCGTGAAGGTTATAGCGTCGATGCAGCTTATGAAGGCATCAATGGCAGCAACCTGGCACAAACTGGCAGTTATGACCTGCTAATTTTAGATTGGATGCTACCTGGAAAAACAGGCTTAGAAATTTGTCAGGAATTACGCCGCCAAGGTAAAACCACTCCCGTGCTGTTTCTCACAGCCAAAGATACTCTCGATGACCGAGTTGAAGGTTTGGATGCAGGTGCGGATGATTATTTAGTTAAACCGTTTGAATTGCGGGAATTGCTAGCCAGAGTCCGCGCCTTGTTGCGTCGTTCTGGCGTGGAGATATACAGCGCAACACCAGGACGCCTGACTGTAGCTGATTTAGAACTAGATGTTGATAACCAAGTAGCTTATCGTCGAGAACGAGTGATTGAACTTTCTCAAAAAGAAAGCCAATTACTACAATACTTCATGGAACACTGCGGACAACTGCTGACGCACGCCCAGATTATGCAAAATCTTTGGCAAGATGAAGAACAGCCAAGTAGTAATGTAATTGCAGCCTTAATTCGCCTGCTGCGCCGTAAGATTGAAGGTGCTGGCGAAAGTCAATTGATTCACACCGTTTATGGCAAAGGCTACCGCTTTGGGAGTGGGGGAGAGTAG
- a CDS encoding SMC domain protein, with protein MQSFRGIGDLTLEFDQTVATVLIGINGVGKSSILDALSLLLSRFMEWIGGYFPEEELKKFSELDIANNDISTCLNITILLDGAEDNWEISRSRNGVSKDSRHEMVKAVATTIWRYWQNDPQYNLPLAVYYPVNRAVLDISLEIPNKTQFNQIDAYEQALTGKRIDFASFFQWFRNREDLESELLRDKRDYQDPQLEAVRQAISSLVTSFSNLRVRRSPLRMTVTKDGQELIINQLSDGEKCLLAMVGDLARRLAIANPGLPEPLQGSGVVLIDEIELHLHPKWQREIIPALTRTFPNCQFIVTTHSPQVISHVKPEGIYILEKTDNGVIAKRPESSFGRDSNRILEDLMDVPERPQKIKTSLLELFRLIDAGNLDGARKLRQELAAEIGADEPEFVRADVLIRRKEILNR; from the coding sequence ATGCAATCCTTCCGTGGAATCGGGGATTTAACGCTGGAATTTGATCAGACGGTTGCAACTGTACTTATTGGTATCAATGGCGTAGGAAAATCTAGTATTCTTGATGCCCTTTCTCTCTTACTTTCTCGTTTTATGGAGTGGATTGGAGGTTACTTTCCAGAAGAGGAATTAAAAAAATTTAGCGAATTGGATATTGCTAATAATGACATATCTACATGTCTGAATATTACTATTTTATTAGATGGCGCAGAAGACAATTGGGAAATATCCCGAAGTCGTAACGGAGTATCTAAAGATTCAAGGCACGAAATGGTCAAAGCGGTTGCTACTACAATTTGGCGATATTGGCAAAATGATCCTCAATACAACCTACCATTAGCCGTATACTATCCCGTCAATCGTGCAGTCCTTGATATTAGCTTAGAAATTCCCAATAAAACTCAGTTTAACCAAATTGATGCCTATGAACAAGCGCTTACAGGAAAAAGAATAGACTTTGCTAGCTTCTTTCAATGGTTTAGGAATAGGGAAGATTTAGAAAGTGAATTACTGCGGGATAAGCGCGATTATCAAGATCCACAATTAGAAGCAGTTAGACAAGCTATATCTTCATTAGTAACCAGTTTTTCTAACTTACGAGTGCGCCGTTCTCCCTTAAGAATGACTGTAACAAAAGATGGGCAGGAACTCATTATTAATCAACTCTCTGATGGTGAGAAATGCTTATTAGCAATGGTAGGAGATTTAGCAAGACGTTTGGCAATAGCTAACCCAGGTTTACCAGAACCGCTTCAAGGTAGTGGTGTCGTTTTAATTGATGAAATTGAATTACACTTACACCCAAAATGGCAACGAGAAATTATTCCAGCTTTAACTAGAACATTCCCCAATTGTCAATTTATTGTTACTACTCATTCCCCACAGGTAATTAGCCATGTCAAACCTGAAGGAATTTATATTTTAGAAAAGACTGATAATGGTGTTATCGCTAAACGTCCAGAAAGTTCTTTTGGTAGAGATAGCAATCGTATTCTAGAAGACCTCATGGATGTTCCAGAACGTCCACAAAAAATTAAGACAAGTCTTTTAGAATTGTTTAGGTTGATTGACGCAGGAAATCTGGACGGTGCAAGAAAATTGCGTCAAGAATTAGCAGCCGAAATTGGAGCAGATGAACCGGAGTTTGTGCGAGCAGATGTACTCATCCGACGAAAGGAAATTCTCAATCGATGA
- a CDS encoding ATP-dependent DNA helicase PcrA gives MSTTIDFLSHLNPSQRQAVEHYCGPLLVVAGAGSGKTRALTYRIANLILKHRVAPENILAVTFTNKAAREMKERIQKIFAEQLAMSEYGQRFDLLTEYQQTKLRSQVYRDTIKDLWCGTFHSLFSRILRFDIEKYQDEKGRRWSKNFSIFDESDAQSLVKEIVTKQLNLDDKKFDHRSMRYAISNAKNQGFSPQEFESEQPNYRGRVIAQVYSSYQDRLAANNALDFDDLILIPTKLFQQNEQVLGYWHRKFSHILVDEYQDTNRTQYDLIRLLVTNGEDRKSEWNWQNRSVFVVGDADQSIYSFRMADFTILLEFQNDFGDGLPDDDTRTMVKLEENYRSCENILQAANELIENNTQRIDKILKPTRGAGEQIYCHKADNELEEADFIIRQIRTLESQNPELNWGSFAILYRTNAQSRPFEELLVKYQIPYTVVGGMRFYDRKEIKDVIAYLRAIANPADTVSLLRVINTPRRGIGKTTIDALINASQQLGTTLWEILSDETSVNTLAGRGAKSVKAFAEMISRWQGEVGTLPAAEIVQGILEESGYVQDLLSQGTDESEDRIQNVQELYNAVLQFQEENEDATLQGFLQSTALSSDLDNLKEGQTAVSLMTLHASKGLEFPVVFLVGLEQGLFPGYRSLSDPASLEEERRLCYVGITRAQERLYLSHARERRLYGSREPAMRSQFLDEVPEELLTTGNKIRQTYTKSTAAVSNGKQNWKVGDRVLHKSFGIGEITHVFGEGNKLSVAIKFANLGQKIIDPRVAQLQKVD, from the coding sequence ATGTCCACAACTATTGACTTCCTTAGCCACCTTAACCCCAGCCAACGTCAAGCCGTAGAACATTACTGCGGCCCGTTGCTAGTTGTGGCTGGTGCAGGTTCTGGTAAAACACGAGCCTTGACTTACCGAATTGCTAACTTGATTCTCAAACACCGTGTAGCCCCCGAAAATATCTTGGCGGTGACTTTTACTAACAAAGCCGCTAGAGAGATGAAAGAACGGATTCAAAAGATATTTGCCGAACAGTTGGCGATGTCGGAATATGGTCAGCGTTTTGATTTGTTGACAGAATACCAACAAACTAAACTGCGATCGCAAGTTTATCGTGACACCATCAAAGATTTGTGGTGCGGCACTTTTCACAGTTTGTTTTCTCGCATCCTTCGCTTCGATATTGAGAAGTACCAAGACGAAAAAGGCCGCCGTTGGAGTAAAAATTTCTCGATATTTGATGAATCTGATGCACAAAGCTTGGTCAAAGAAATTGTCACTAAACAGCTAAACCTAGACGATAAGAAGTTTGACCATCGTTCTATGCGCTATGCAATTAGTAACGCCAAAAACCAAGGCTTTTCACCCCAAGAATTTGAGAGCGAGCAACCTAATTATCGCGGTAGAGTAATTGCTCAAGTCTATAGTTCTTATCAAGATAGACTGGCAGCAAATAACGCTCTCGATTTTGACGATCTAATTCTGATTCCTACTAAACTATTTCAGCAGAACGAACAAGTTTTAGGTTACTGGCATCGCAAATTCTCTCATATTCTTGTAGATGAATATCAGGATACTAATCGCACTCAATACGATCTCATCCGCCTGTTAGTGACAAATGGCGAAGATAGAAAGAGTGAATGGAATTGGCAAAATCGCTCGGTGTTTGTTGTAGGTGATGCAGACCAGTCAATTTACTCGTTTAGAATGGCTGACTTCACCATCTTGCTAGAATTTCAGAATGATTTCGGCGATGGTTTACCCGATGACGATACCAGAACAATGGTGAAGTTAGAAGAAAACTATCGCTCTTGTGAAAACATTCTGCAAGCTGCTAACGAACTGATTGAAAATAATACCCAAAGAATTGACAAGATTCTCAAACCAACGCGGGGTGCAGGCGAACAAATTTATTGTCACAAAGCTGATAATGAACTAGAAGAAGCCGATTTTATTATTCGTCAAATCCGCACTTTAGAATCTCAAAATCCAGAATTAAACTGGGGCAGTTTTGCAATTCTTTATCGTACAAATGCTCAATCTCGCCCCTTTGAAGAACTTTTGGTGAAATACCAAATACCTTACACAGTTGTCGGAGGAATGAGATTTTACGATCGCAAAGAAATTAAAGATGTTATAGCTTATTTAAGAGCGATCGCTAATCCTGCTGATACTGTAAGTTTATTGCGAGTAATTAATACTCCTCGGCGTGGTATTGGCAAAACCACCATTGATGCTTTGATTAACGCTTCCCAGCAACTTGGTACAACTCTTTGGGAAATATTATCAGACGAAACATCAGTTAATACCTTAGCTGGACGCGGCGCTAAATCTGTCAAAGCTTTTGCAGAAATGATTAGTCGTTGGCAAGGAGAAGTAGGAACGCTTCCTGCGGCGGAAATTGTTCAAGGTATACTTGAAGAATCTGGTTATGTGCAAGACTTACTAAGCCAGGGTACGGATGAATCGGAAGACAGAATCCAAAACGTTCAAGAACTTTACAACGCCGTACTGCAATTTCAAGAAGAGAATGAAGATGCTACTCTGCAAGGATTCTTACAAAGTACCGCCCTCAGTTCCGATTTGGATAACTTAAAAGAAGGGCAAACAGCAGTGTCTTTAATGACTTTGCACGCTTCCAAAGGTCTGGAATTTCCCGTAGTCTTTTTGGTGGGATTAGAACAAGGACTATTTCCCGGCTACCGTTCGCTGAGTGACCCTGCATCTTTAGAAGAAGAACGCCGTTTGTGTTATGTAGGCATTACCCGCGCCCAAGAAAGGTTATATTTATCACACGCCCGCGAACGCCGCCTCTATGGTTCACGAGAACCCGCCATGCGATCGCAATTTTTGGACGAAGTACCAGAAGAATTATTAACTACTGGTAATAAGATTCGTCAAACCTATACTAAATCTACTGCTGCTGTCAGCAATGGTAAGCAGAATTGGAAAGTAGGCGATCGCGTTTTACATAAAAGCTTTGGTATTGGGGAAATTACTCATGTTTTTGGAGAAGGTAATAAGCTTTCTGTAGCAATTAAATTTGCTAATTTGGGGCAAAAAATTATCGACCCCAGAGTAGCCCAGTTGCAAAAGGTTGATTAA
- a CDS encoding ABC transporter-related protein translates to MSEALFSVENLRVAYPQPSGEELKWAVDDVSFTLQAGERMGLVGESGCGKSTLGRAVMRLLPPTSRIEGLVKFQGKRVFDLTPQEMRKFRGEAVALIFQDPMTRLDPLMTIGKHCIETLQAHSPELSARQAKEKAIATLEKVKIPASRWNQFPHEFSGGMRQRVAIALALLLNPKLIVADEPTTSLDVTVSAQILQELTRLCGEENMGLLLISHDLAMVAEYCDRIGVMYNGKMVEMGSTQSVFRQPQHEYTRSLLQAALHIQAVDESGDLILANDQQQNLPNPKEQSPILRITELKQHYTIEPNFIERIFKGESQTIKAVDGINLELYPGEILGLVGESGCGKSTLSRTILQLIRPTAGKVEFLGKELTTLSRQEIRSSRRQMQMVFQDPHACLNPAMTVGQSIGDPLLIHNLADAAKAKEEVLWMLQKVGLTPAEVYYQRYPSDLSGGQQQRVAIARALITRPKLLICDEPVSMLDASVQSQVLDLMLQLKSEFELTYLFITHDLWLARFLCDRIAVMNGGKIVELGPTKQIFANPQHPYTKTLLAAAPLLARA, encoded by the coding sequence ATGAGTGAAGCTTTATTTAGTGTCGAAAACCTACGAGTTGCTTATCCTCAGCCTAGTGGAGAAGAACTTAAATGGGCAGTTGATGATGTATCTTTCACTCTGCAAGCTGGCGAAAGAATGGGATTGGTAGGTGAGTCAGGTTGTGGCAAATCAACCTTGGGACGGGCTGTGATGCGTTTGCTACCACCAACTAGCCGCATTGAAGGATTAGTAAAATTTCAAGGTAAAAGAGTATTTGATTTAACACCTCAAGAAATGCGGAAATTTCGCGGGGAAGCGGTGGCGCTGATTTTCCAAGATCCTATGACGCGTCTCGATCCGTTGATGACTATTGGTAAGCATTGTATAGAAACGCTGCAAGCACACTCACCAGAATTATCAGCCAGACAAGCGAAAGAAAAAGCGATCGCTACTTTAGAAAAGGTAAAAATTCCCGCTAGTCGCTGGAATCAGTTTCCCCATGAGTTTAGCGGTGGGATGCGACAACGGGTAGCTATCGCCTTGGCTTTGCTTCTCAACCCAAAATTAATTGTTGCTGATGAACCAACTACCAGCTTAGATGTCACGGTTTCGGCTCAGATTTTGCAGGAATTAACGCGGCTGTGCGGTGAAGAAAACATGGGTTTGCTGTTAATTTCTCACGATTTAGCAATGGTTGCAGAGTACTGCGATCGCATTGGCGTGATGTATAACGGCAAAATGGTAGAAATGGGTTCTACCCAATCGGTATTTCGCCAACCTCAACATGAATATACGCGATCGCTTTTACAAGCGGCTTTACATATTCAAGCGGTAGATGAAAGTGGAGATTTAATTCTGGCTAACGATCAACAACAAAACTTACCCAACCCTAAAGAACAATCGCCTATTTTGCGAATTACCGAACTCAAGCAGCATTACACAATAGAACCAAACTTTATCGAACGAATTTTTAAAGGGGAAAGTCAGACAATTAAAGCTGTAGATGGGATTAACTTAGAACTCTATCCCGGAGAAATTTTAGGATTAGTCGGAGAATCAGGCTGCGGTAAAAGTACGCTTTCACGGACAATTTTGCAACTCATCCGTCCCACTGCGGGTAAAGTCGAGTTTTTAGGAAAGGAATTAACTACGTTATCTCGTCAAGAAATTCGTTCTTCACGGCGACAAATGCAAATGGTGTTTCAAGATCCCCATGCTTGTCTGAATCCAGCAATGACGGTGGGACAAAGTATCGGCGATCCTTTATTAATTCACAACCTTGCTGATGCTGCTAAAGCTAAAGAAGAAGTACTGTGGATGTTGCAAAAAGTGGGTTTAACACCAGCAGAAGTTTATTATCAGCGTTATCCTTCTGATTTATCTGGGGGACAACAGCAAAGAGTTGCGATCGCGCGTGCTTTGATTACCCGTCCTAAACTGTTAATCTGCGATGAACCCGTGAGTATGTTAGATGCTAGCGTACAGTCACAAGTACTCGATTTGATGTTGCAATTAAAGTCAGAATTTGAGTTAACCTACTTGTTTATTACGCATGACCTTTGGTTAGCCAGATTTTTGTGCGATCGCATCGCAGTAATGAATGGCGGTAAAATTGTTGAGCTTGGCCCTACCAAACAAATTTTTGCTAATCCCCAACACCCTTATACAAAAACCCTGTTAGCTGCTGCGCCCTTACTAGCTAGAGCTTAG